A single genomic interval of Neisseria leonii harbors:
- the porB gene encoding trimeric porin PorB: MKKTLIALALTALPVAAMADVVLYGQVKAGVEISKFKNKNGSSNEKSSTATEIADFGSRIGFKGKENLADGLDAIWQVESRVSVDGNKNRGFGTRDSFIGLEGGFGKVRAGYISTPLNNMGTIDNWEYDNNALGLGIFTRTGSRVVSARYDTPSFGGFSASVQYTPRDNANPSDKYTKEVAGRDAYYAGLNFANSGVFAQYGFGFKKNNVERAANTYAKGKDGYAHRLEAGYDANNLFVGLGAQYTKNWDTAGSYAKAVYNDDNAVVTGGSADAGVKTLEAAATVGYRFGNVTPKLSYAHGWKAKASEGGEKLNGSQYKQVVLGADYDFSKRTTAFAQAGWLKTGSGDNKRDETAGLVGLRHKF; this comes from the coding sequence ATGAAAAAAACTCTGATTGCTCTGGCGCTGACCGCTCTGCCGGTTGCTGCAATGGCTGACGTTGTCCTGTACGGCCAAGTCAAAGCCGGTGTTGAAATTTCCAAATTCAAAAACAAAAACGGCAGCAGCAATGAAAAATCTTCTACTGCCACTGAAATCGCCGACTTCGGTTCGCGCATCGGCTTCAAAGGCAAAGAAAACCTGGCTGACGGTCTGGATGCGATTTGGCAGGTGGAAAGCCGTGTAAGCGTTGACGGTAATAAAAACCGCGGTTTCGGTACCCGCGATTCTTTCATCGGTTTGGAAGGCGGCTTCGGTAAGGTACGTGCCGGTTACATCAGCACCCCGCTGAACAACATGGGTACCATCGACAATTGGGAATACGACAACAACGCTCTGGGTCTGGGCATCTTTACCCGTACCGGCAGCCGCGTCGTATCTGCCCGCTATGACACCCCGTCTTTCGGCGGCTTCAGCGCAAGCGTACAATACACCCCGCGCGACAATGCCAATCCGTCTGACAAATACACCAAAGAAGTTGCCGGCCGTGATGCCTACTATGCCGGTCTGAACTTCGCCAACTCAGGCGTATTCGCCCAATACGGCTTCGGCTTCAAAAAGAACAACGTTGAGCGTGCTGCCAATACCTATGCAAAAGGTAAAGACGGCTACGCACACCGCTTGGAAGCCGGTTACGATGCCAACAACCTGTTCGTAGGCTTGGGTGCGCAATACACCAAAAACTGGGATACTGCCGGTTCTTACGCCAAAGCTGTATACAATGATGACAATGCTGTTGTGACCGGTGGCAGCGCAGATGCAGGCGTGAAAACTCTGGAAGCTGCCGCAACTGTCGGCTACCGCTTCGGCAACGTAACTCCGAAACTGTCTTACGCTCACGGCTGGAAAGCCAAAGCGAGCGAAGGTGGCGAGAAACTGAACGGCTCTCAATACAAACAAGTGGTTCTGGGTGCCGACTACGACTTCTCTAAACGCACTACTGCTTTCGCACAAGCCGGCTGGCTGAAAACCGGCAGCGGCGACAACAAACGTGATGAGACTGCCGGTCTGGTTGGTCTGCGCCACAAATTCTAA
- a CDS encoding heme biosynthesis HemY N-terminal domain-containing protein — MKNLIWIIVLFAAAVGLAVAAGAYDGNVYIAVGQTLLRINLHTFVLGLILAVVVLYLLVRLIAGLLDLPGRIGRFRSRRQEKQAGSHLNAAGLAYFEGRYQKAAQEADKVLTGKNTGDNRTLALMLAAHAADAVDDTARRDGYLQEIAKLPGKSQLSRHLLQAEGALAARDYEAAARHMDDARRLNPGLTRLAKLDLRYALDHGDAAAVLEKAAKLKKAGAINGRELDQHQEWAYRRLLSLAADSDGVKAALKRIPDEQKSGGLCVAVAQKYEHLGMYGAAAAWVEKHYPQTRQEELLPVFARSVRYLDEKARRRAIDTADGWLKQHPDDAALLLHLGILAYGQGLWGKAQSYLEASLALRESVQARLVLAKVFDETGGHAKAEAQRRYAFDEAVQEEEQAAPAVLPDSR, encoded by the coding sequence ATGAAAAACCTGATTTGGATTATTGTGCTGTTTGCCGCAGCGGTGGGCTTGGCCGTGGCTGCGGGAGCTTATGACGGCAACGTCTATATCGCGGTCGGGCAAACCCTGCTGCGGATCAATCTGCATACCTTTGTTTTGGGGCTGATTCTGGCCGTAGTCGTACTCTACCTGCTGGTCCGCCTGATCGCCGGCCTGCTCGACCTGCCCGGCCGCATCGGCCGCTTCCGCAGCCGCCGTCAGGAAAAACAGGCGGGCAGCCACCTGAATGCGGCAGGCTTGGCCTATTTTGAAGGCCGGTACCAAAAAGCCGCGCAGGAGGCCGATAAAGTATTGACCGGCAAAAATACGGGCGACAACCGCACACTGGCACTGATGCTGGCCGCACACGCCGCCGATGCCGTGGACGATACCGCCCGCCGTGACGGCTACTTGCAGGAAATCGCCAAACTGCCCGGCAAAAGCCAGCTTTCGCGCCACCTGCTGCAAGCCGAAGGCGCGCTGGCGGCACGCGACTACGAGGCCGCCGCAAGGCATATGGACGATGCCCGCCGCCTCAACCCCGGACTGACCCGCTTGGCCAAGCTCGACCTGCGCTACGCGCTCGACCACGGCGATGCCGCAGCCGTCTTGGAAAAAGCCGCCAAACTGAAAAAAGCCGGTGCCATCAACGGCCGCGAACTGGATCAGCACCAAGAGTGGGCCTACCGCCGCCTGCTGTCGCTGGCTGCTGATTCAGACGGCGTCAAAGCCGCCTTAAAGCGCATTCCCGACGAACAGAAAAGCGGCGGTTTGTGCGTTGCCGTAGCACAGAAATACGAACACTTGGGCATGTACGGCGCAGCAGCGGCATGGGTGGAGAAACACTACCCGCAAACCCGTCAGGAAGAGCTGCTGCCCGTTTTTGCCCGCAGCGTGCGCTATCTCGACGAAAAAGCCCGCCGCCGTGCCATCGATACCGCCGACGGCTGGCTCAAACAGCATCCCGATGATGCCGCCCTGCTGCTGCATTTGGGAATCCTGGCCTACGGGCAGGGTCTGTGGGGCAAAGCACAAAGCTATCTGGAAGCCAGCCTGGCCTTGCGCGAAAGCGTACAGGCGCGCTTAGTCTTGGCGAAAGTATTCGACGAAACCGGCGGACACGCCAAGGCCGAAGCCCAACGCCGCTACGCATTCGACGAAGCCGTACAGGAAGAAGAGCAGGCAGCCCCCGCCGTATTGCCCGACAGCCGCTGA
- a CDS encoding OsmC family protein: protein MQVNSRWIDGLCFEGRTADGHTVIMEGAAAEGDKRGPSPMEMLLLGVAGCAGIDVVMIAQKQRQQVSDCRATVTAKRADTAPRVFTEIHIHFQVYGRDLNPAAVEKAVGLSAEKYCSASLMLGKAAKITHSFEILAD from the coding sequence ATGCAGGTAAACAGCAGATGGATAGACGGCCTGTGTTTCGAGGGGCGAACCGCAGACGGCCATACCGTCATTATGGAAGGTGCGGCGGCGGAAGGAGACAAGCGCGGCCCCAGTCCGATGGAAATGCTGCTGCTGGGCGTAGCGGGCTGTGCCGGCATCGACGTGGTGATGATTGCGCAGAAGCAGCGTCAGCAGGTCAGCGACTGCCGCGCCACAGTAACGGCCAAGCGCGCCGACACCGCCCCGCGCGTGTTTACCGAAATCCACATTCATTTTCAGGTTTACGGCCGCGATCTGAATCCGGCGGCGGTGGAGAAAGCCGTCGGGCTGTCGGCGGAAAAATACTGCTCAGCCTCCCTGATGCTGGGCAAGGCCGCCAAAATCACCCACAGTTTTGAAATCCTGGCGGATTAG
- the fnr gene encoding fumarate/nitrate reduction transcriptional regulator Fnr yields the protein MSKRQLLQPLKALCSTCSLRELCLPVGLDPNEFEQLDAVIRQSRRLKKGEVLFRAGEAFASLYAIRTGFFKTILGSRDGRDQVTGFFMSGELIGMDGICSHLHTCDAVALEDSEVCELPFDRLEELGSRIPGVQSHFFRLMSREIVRDQGVMLLLGNMRSEERLASFLLNLSQRLHKRGFAANDFILRMSREEIGSYLGLKLETVSRTLSKFHHDGLIAVDHKHIRLLDTAALNKMVAGCTASC from the coding sequence ATGTCGAAACGCCAGCTTTTACAGCCTTTGAAAGCATTGTGTTCCACCTGCTCGCTGCGCGAATTGTGCCTGCCCGTGGGGCTGGATCCGAATGAGTTCGAGCAGTTGGACGCGGTCATCAGGCAGAGCCGCCGTCTGAAAAAGGGCGAAGTGCTGTTTCGTGCCGGTGAGGCGTTTGCGTCGCTGTATGCGATACGCACCGGTTTTTTCAAAACCATTCTGGGCAGCCGCGACGGCCGCGATCAGGTAACGGGTTTTTTTATGTCGGGCGAGCTGATCGGTATGGACGGGATTTGTTCGCACCTGCATACCTGCGATGCGGTGGCCTTGGAAGACAGCGAAGTGTGCGAGCTGCCGTTTGACCGCTTGGAGGAACTGGGCAGCCGCATTCCCGGGGTGCAGAGTCATTTTTTCCGCCTGATGAGCCGTGAAATCGTGCGCGATCAGGGCGTGATGCTGCTGTTGGGCAATATGCGTTCGGAAGAGCGGCTGGCATCGTTTCTGCTCAATTTGTCGCAACGGCTGCACAAGCGCGGTTTTGCCGCCAATGATTTTATTCTGCGTATGTCGCGCGAGGAAATCGGCAGCTATCTCGGCCTGAAATTGGAAACGGTCAGCCGTACTTTGTCGAAATTTCACCATGACGGTCTGATTGCAGTCGATCACAAGCATATCAGGCTTTTGGACACGGCAGCTTTGAACAAGATGGTGGCGGGCTGTACGGCTTCCTGTTGA
- the hemC gene encoding hydroxymethylbilane synthase: MNAPKKLVIASRESRLAMWQAGHIQSRLQKLYPDCAVSILGMTTRGDQILDRTLSKVGGKGLFVKELEQALLDGRADLAVHSVKDVPMDLPEGFLLAAVCERAGAFDALVSNRYARLEEMPAGAVVGTSSLRREAQLRARFPQLAVRPLRGNLQTRLAKLDNGEYDAVILAEAGLARLGLADRIRCVLSPADSLPAAGQGALGIEIAASRIELLEVLNPLNHSLTNACVTAERALARALGGSCQVPLAAYCTEENGLLTLRGLVGHPDGSVLLQASAQAPLAYADALGRAVAKQLADEGAHELIAAVLAEQPDA; encoded by the coding sequence ATGAATGCACCGAAAAAACTGGTGATTGCCAGCCGAGAAAGCCGTCTGGCCATGTGGCAGGCCGGGCATATCCAAAGCCGTTTGCAGAAGCTTTATCCCGATTGCGCCGTCAGCATCTTGGGCATGACCACGCGCGGCGACCAAATCCTCGACCGCACCCTGTCCAAAGTCGGCGGCAAAGGACTGTTTGTCAAAGAGTTGGAGCAGGCATTGCTGGACGGGCGGGCGGATTTGGCCGTGCATTCGGTAAAAGATGTGCCGATGGATTTGCCCGAAGGCTTTCTGTTGGCGGCCGTGTGCGAGCGTGCCGGTGCATTTGACGCATTGGTGTCCAACCGTTACGCGCGCTTGGAAGAGATGCCGGCCGGTGCGGTAGTGGGAACGTCCAGCCTGCGCCGCGAAGCCCAGCTGCGTGCCCGTTTCCCGCAACTGGCCGTCCGCCCGCTGCGCGGCAACCTGCAAACCCGTCTGGCTAAGCTGGACAACGGCGAATACGATGCCGTCATACTGGCAGAAGCGGGTTTGGCGCGGTTGGGCTTGGCCGACCGCATCCGCTGCGTCTTGTCGCCCGCCGACAGCCTGCCTGCGGCGGGGCAGGGCGCATTGGGTATCGAAATTGCCGCTTCCCGCATCGAACTGCTGGAAGTCCTCAATCCGCTCAACCACAGCCTGACCAACGCCTGCGTAACCGCCGAACGCGCTTTGGCACGCGCTTTGGGCGGCAGTTGCCAAGTGCCGCTGGCCGCCTATTGCACCGAAGAAAACGGCCTGCTGACCCTGCGCGGACTGGTCGGCCACCCCGACGGTTCGGTGCTGCTCCAAGCCTCTGCACAAGCTCCGCTGGCCTATGCCGACGCACTCGGCCGCGCGGTCGCCAAACAGCTGGCCGACGAGGGCGCGCACGAACTGATTGCCGCTGTATTGGCGGAACAGCCCGATGCCTGA
- the rraA gene encoding ribonuclease E activity regulator RraA, with protein MLSAFATADLIDAAPDTPSCETQFRSFGRRRFCGRIRTVRCFRDNGLVKQLMNRPSDGEVLVVDGGGSLSSALMGDMIAAAGAANGWAGAVIFGVIRDSEAIDQMDFGVKALGCNPRKSAKDGAGEVDVTVSFGGVDFVPGHYLYSDADGILVSAEPIAPAGEASSCR; from the coding sequence ATGTTGTCTGCATTTGCCACCGCCGATCTGATTGATGCGGCACCCGATACCCCTTCCTGCGAAACCCAGTTCCGCAGTTTCGGCCGCCGCCGCTTTTGCGGCCGTATCCGCACCGTGCGCTGTTTCCGCGACAACGGTTTGGTCAAACAGTTGATGAACCGGCCGTCGGACGGCGAAGTGTTGGTGGTGGACGGGGGCGGTTCGCTTTCCAGTGCACTGATGGGCGACATGATTGCGGCAGCCGGTGCGGCCAACGGTTGGGCGGGGGCGGTGATTTTCGGCGTCATCCGCGACAGCGAAGCCATAGATCAAATGGATTTCGGCGTGAAAGCTTTGGGCTGCAATCCGCGCAAAAGTGCCAAAGACGGTGCGGGCGAAGTTGATGTAACCGTTTCGTTCGGCGGTGTCGATTTTGTGCCGGGGCATTATCTGTACAGCGATGCCGACGGTATATTGGTATCGGCCGAACCGATTGCACCGGCCGGAGAGGCATCGTCATGCAGGTAA
- the hemN gene encoding oxygen-independent coproporphyrinogen III oxidase: MKTIPIISGQEKPVFDRALIAALPASGPRYTSYPTADRFTAAFGQEQYRSTLTLRRSGRPLSLYIHIPFCNTICYYCGCNKIITKDTARADTYLDYLEHEMALIAPHLGGGRQPLAQLHFGGGTPTFLNDSQLERAFALIRRHFDLLPDGEYSIEIDPRKVSRETVRHLGRLGFNRMSVGIQDFDPQVQRAVNRIQSVAETRAVIEAARETGFQSVSVDLIYGLPHQSVSGIAATLDTVLDLDPDRLALYHYAHLPHLFKPQRRIDTAAVPDSETKLDILQYAVERLTAAGYLFIGMDHFAKPGDELAAALKNGRLQRNFQGYSTHADCDLIALGVSGIGKIGNAYIQNEKDIEAYYAAIDQGRLPVLRGYTLNRDDLLRRALIQELMCRFSLDIPAYETAHSITFADYFATELADLHRMEQQGLLQLTPDNLHVTPKGRFLIRNIAMVFDYHLRHKTTQAAYSQTV, from the coding sequence ATGAAAACCATTCCCATCATCTCCGGTCAGGAAAAACCCGTATTCGACCGCGCCCTGATTGCCGCCCTGCCCGCCAGCGGCCCGCGCTATACCTCTTATCCCACTGCCGACCGCTTTACCGCCGCTTTCGGCCAAGAGCAATACCGCTCCACACTCACCCTGCGCCGCAGCGGCCGACCGCTGTCGCTGTATATCCACATTCCGTTTTGCAACACCATCTGCTACTACTGCGGCTGCAATAAAATCATCACCAAAGACACCGCCCGCGCCGATACCTATCTCGACTATCTGGAACACGAAATGGCTCTGATTGCACCGCATTTGGGCGGCGGCAGACAGCCCTTGGCGCAACTGCATTTCGGTGGCGGCACACCCACATTCCTCAACGACAGCCAGCTGGAACGCGCATTCGCCCTGATCCGCCGCCATTTCGACCTGCTGCCCGACGGCGAATATTCCATCGAAATCGACCCGCGCAAAGTCAGCCGCGAAACCGTCCGCCACCTCGGCCGACTGGGCTTCAACCGCATGAGCGTGGGCATTCAGGATTTCGATCCCCAAGTACAGCGGGCGGTAAACCGCATTCAGAGTGTGGCAGAAACCCGCGCCGTTATCGAAGCCGCACGCGAAACGGGTTTCCAATCCGTGAGCGTCGATTTGATTTACGGCCTGCCGCACCAATCCGTTTCCGGCATTGCAGCCACACTCGACACCGTTCTCGATCTCGATCCCGACCGCCTTGCCCTTTACCACTACGCCCACCTGCCCCACCTTTTCAAACCCCAGCGGCGCATCGATACCGCCGCCGTACCCGACAGCGAAACCAAACTCGACATTCTGCAATACGCTGTCGAACGGCTGACTGCCGCAGGCTATCTGTTTATCGGTATGGACCATTTCGCCAAACCCGGAGACGAACTGGCTGCCGCCCTGAAAAACGGCCGTCTGCAACGCAATTTCCAAGGCTACTCCACCCATGCCGACTGCGACCTGATTGCGCTCGGCGTATCCGGCATCGGCAAAATCGGCAACGCCTATATCCAAAACGAAAAAGACATCGAGGCCTACTACGCCGCCATCGATCAAGGCCGCCTGCCCGTTCTGCGCGGATACACCCTCAACCGCGACGACCTTCTGCGCCGCGCCCTGATTCAAGAACTGATGTGCCGTTTCTCACTTGACATACCCGCATACGAAACCGCCCACAGCATTACCTTCGCCGACTACTTCGCCACCGAACTGGCCGACCTGCACCGCATGGAACAGCAAGGCCTGCTGCAGCTGACACCCGACAACCTGCACGTTACCCCCAAAGGCCGCTTCCTGATCCGCAACATCGCCATGGTCTTCGACTACCACCTGCGCCACAAAACCACACAGGCCGCCTACTCGCAAACCGTCTGA
- a CDS encoding uroporphyrinogen-III C-methyltransferase produces MSEQENKQPDHADRKPADTAPVPAVVQAAPSAADAQTAPPAAPVIIKQSGGKVLAGSALVLSLLALGAGGFLFVQGQNVLKNQELALNQKIEKAALGESGNAALLQESLRRQDEAAAQLAQLESAGKAQGEQIARANRAYQELLRSRTDWLVNEVESALNTAAQQLLLSGNVPAAVRVLENIENRLQSFDQAALLPIKQAVSADLAELKKRQYLDVSGTALRLDRLESAVSGLPLTIDNTLKPTENGVPPAVNTGGTWWENLRDKTLSALQGLVEVRRLKNDDAMLMSPEQVYFVRENLRLRLLDARTAMLRHNGDIYLSDLNSAEAAVKQYFDTGSPAVQAWLKELVELKTLDVGSLSGEVLKAGLTAVKDYQDNARATVSGPNAAASEPAASDPAPSAASAPQAGEASAPAASAPQEKAASQTDIKGEAA; encoded by the coding sequence ATGAGCGAGCAAGAAAACAAGCAGCCGGATCATGCCGACCGCAAACCTGCGGATACCGCGCCCGTTCCGGCCGTGGTGCAGGCGGCACCGTCTGCCGCAGACGCACAAACCGCCCCGCCGGCCGCACCCGTCATCATCAAACAGTCCGGCGGCAAAGTATTGGCGGGCAGTGCCTTGGTACTTTCCCTGCTGGCACTCGGTGCCGGCGGCTTTCTGTTTGTGCAGGGTCAGAACGTTTTGAAAAATCAGGAGCTGGCTTTAAACCAGAAAATCGAAAAAGCGGCTTTGGGCGAGAGTGGAAACGCCGCCCTGCTGCAAGAGAGCCTGCGCAGGCAAGACGAAGCGGCCGCGCAGCTGGCGCAGCTGGAATCCGCCGGCAAAGCGCAGGGCGAACAGATTGCCCGCGCCAACCGCGCTTATCAGGAACTGCTGCGCAGCCGTACCGACTGGCTGGTAAACGAAGTCGAATCCGCCCTCAATACGGCTGCCCAGCAGCTTTTGCTGTCGGGTAACGTACCGGCGGCGGTCAGGGTGCTGGAAAATATCGAAAACCGCCTGCAATCTTTCGATCAGGCCGCGCTGCTGCCGATCAAACAGGCTGTCAGTGCCGATCTGGCGGAACTGAAAAAACGCCAGTATCTCGACGTTTCGGGAACGGCCCTGCGTCTTGACCGGCTGGAAAGCGCGGTATCCGGACTGCCGCTGACTATCGACAATACCTTGAAACCCACCGAAAACGGTGTACCGCCCGCCGTTAATACGGGCGGCACATGGTGGGAAAACCTGCGCGATAAAACATTGAGTGCATTGCAGGGTCTGGTGGAAGTACGCCGTCTGAAAAACGACGATGCCATGCTGATGTCGCCCGAGCAGGTTTATTTCGTGCGCGAAAACCTGCGCCTGCGCCTGCTGGACGCGCGTACCGCCATGCTGCGCCACAACGGCGATATTTACCTGAGCGATTTGAACAGTGCCGAAGCGGCGGTCAAACAGTATTTTGATACTGGCTCGCCCGCCGTGCAGGCTTGGCTCAAAGAGCTGGTCGAACTCAAAACGCTTGATGTGGGCAGTCTGTCGGGCGAAGTGCTGAAAGCCGGCCTGACCGCCGTCAAAGACTATCAGGACAACGCGCGCGCCACGGTATCCGGCCCGAACGCCGCCGCTTCCGAGCCTGCTGCTTCCGATCCTGCCCCGTCGGCAGCCTCTGCGCCGCAAGCCGGTGAAGCTTCCGCGCCTGCCGCATCGGCACCGCAGGAAAAAGCAGCTTCCCAAACCGACATCAAAGGGGAAGCGGCATGA
- a CDS encoding uroporphyrinogen-III synthase, whose translation MPENGRRFPPPAPLAENGRRAAVLLVRPQARAAADSAVWQAVGWQGIAFSVMRIEPLPERHSILANLFQTASALFWVSPSAVEAAQPFFTEHVLSLPHIAVGRTTARTLHRAGCRQIHCPQGGNDSEAAAALPVWDTLPAGAAVGIIRGEGGRGWLAAQLRRRGLDVHFGEIYRRVPQTPDWTVFQTADVRAVWITSREMVRLFFDRAPPEMMQTLQSLIYFTHHPRIAADLRAAGVRQIETAGMPDAVILNPDTENPS comes from the coding sequence ATGCCTGAAAACGGCCGCCGCTTCCCGCCCCCCGCGCCCTTGGCGGAAAACGGCCGTCGGGCGGCAGTATTGCTGGTGCGCCCGCAGGCACGCGCGGCGGCCGATTCGGCAGTGTGGCAGGCGGTAGGCTGGCAGGGCATCGCATTCAGCGTGATGCGGATTGAACCGCTGCCGGAACGGCACAGTATTCTGGCAAACCTTTTTCAGACGGCCTCTGCGCTGTTTTGGGTCAGCCCGAGCGCGGTGGAAGCCGCGCAGCCTTTTTTCACGGAACACGTTCTGTCTCTGCCGCACATCGCGGTCGGCCGGACAACCGCCCGGACATTGCACCGTGCCGGTTGCAGGCAGATACATTGCCCGCAGGGCGGCAATGACAGCGAAGCCGCCGCCGCCCTGCCGGTTTGGGATACACTGCCTGCCGGAGCCGCAGTCGGCATCATACGCGGCGAAGGCGGGCGCGGCTGGCTGGCCGCACAGCTGCGGCGGCGCGGATTGGATGTGCATTTCGGCGAAATCTACCGCCGCGTGCCGCAAACGCCCGACTGGACGGTTTTTCAGACGGCCGATGTGCGCGCCGTGTGGATAACGTCGCGCGAAATGGTGCGCCTCTTCTTCGACCGCGCGCCGCCCGAAATGATGCAAACCCTGCAATCCTTGATATACTTCACCCATCATCCGCGTATTGCCGCCGATCTGCGTGCGGCAGGCGTGCGGCAGATTGAAACGGCCGGTATGCCGGACGCGGTTATTTTGAATCCCGATACGGAGAACCCATCATGA
- the rfaD gene encoding ADP-glyceromanno-heptose 6-epimerase — protein sequence MTIIVTGAAGFIGSNIVKALNGRGITDIVAVDNLAHGDKFQNLADCDIGHYLDKHEFIRQVRNHSFPFADIQAVFHQGACSDTMNHDGLYMMDNNYQYSLDLLDWCQDQRIPFLYASSAAVYGKGEVFREERALEAPLNVYGYSKFLFDQVVRRRMAEGLSAQVAGFRYFNVYGAREQHKGRMASVAYHHFHQYREQGFVNLFGAYDGYADGGQSRDFVSVEDVVAVNLHFLDHPMQSGIFNLGTGRSQPFNDLAAATVNACRAAEGKDPLPLAELVDSGLIRYLPFPDALKGKYQSFTQADIAKLRAAGYAMPFYSVEEGVARYVAWLLERA from the coding sequence ATGACCATCATCGTAACCGGCGCGGCCGGCTTTATCGGCAGCAACATCGTCAAGGCTTTGAACGGGCGCGGGATCACGGATATTGTGGCCGTCGATAATCTGGCGCACGGCGATAAATTCCAAAATCTGGCCGACTGCGACATCGGCCATTATCTGGATAAGCACGAATTTATCCGCCAGGTGCGCAACCACAGCTTTCCGTTTGCCGATATACAGGCAGTCTTCCATCAGGGCGCGTGTTCCGACACCATGAACCACGACGGCCTGTACATGATGGACAACAACTACCAATACAGCCTCGACCTGCTCGACTGGTGTCAGGACCAGCGCATTCCCTTCCTGTACGCTTCCAGCGCGGCAGTGTACGGCAAAGGCGAAGTTTTCCGTGAAGAGCGCGCTTTGGAGGCGCCGCTCAATGTGTACGGCTACTCCAAATTCCTGTTCGACCAAGTGGTGCGCCGCCGCATGGCCGAAGGATTGAGCGCGCAGGTGGCCGGTTTCCGCTATTTCAACGTTTATGGCGCGCGCGAGCAGCACAAAGGCCGCATGGCTTCGGTGGCCTACCATCATTTCCACCAATACCGAGAACAGGGCTTTGTCAATCTGTTCGGTGCCTACGACGGTTATGCCGACGGCGGCCAGAGCCGCGATTTCGTCAGCGTCGAAGATGTGGTGGCGGTCAACCTGCATTTTCTCGACCACCCCATGCAGTCGGGCATTTTCAATCTGGGTACCGGCCGCAGCCAGCCGTTTAACGACTTGGCCGCCGCCACCGTCAATGCCTGCCGCGCGGCCGAAGGCAAAGACCCGCTGCCGCTGGCGGAATTGGTGGACAGCGGGCTGATCCGCTACCTGCCGTTCCCCGACGCACTGAAAGGCAAGTACCAGAGTTTCACCCAGGCCGATATTGCCAAACTGCGCGCCGCAGGCTACGCCATGCCGTTTTACAGCGTGGAAGAGGGCGTGGCGCGTTATGTGGCGTGGCTGCTGGAACGGGCCTGA